The proteins below come from a single Gimesia alba genomic window:
- a CDS encoding mechanosensitive ion channel family protein, translated as MRRTESTPTTHRFLGELKKHSIMSGSLGWRSWYFLCVVVVVCQLSMSVAAAQDQPPPEAPPESTDTKAPETPEKVDVNPVAADAEIETRLVRILEATGWFKQPEAHVDEGVVFLSGQVDTEPHKEWAAKLASKTQDVVAVVNRIEVRQKSMWDLSDAFGELTALGSKMVQNSPLIVVGILFLIVTWWATGWTTRLTAGLFQRRMKSLLLGNVVSRAVAIPVFLLGLYLVLKFSGLTRLAMTVLGGTGLVALVIGFAFRDIAENFLASILISIQRPFVMGDLIEVAGYKGYLQSVNTRSALLMTLEGNHVQIPNATIYKEVITNFSANPNTRFDFQIGIGYADTISKAQAIALKVLEDHPAVVADPESMVLVESLGASTVNLRVYFWVNTAEFSTFKVRSAVIRLTKLAFDQAGISMPDEAREIVFPEGVPVQMISEHDQIPEPVVIPQEQLTPSREEAASANEAEGDLTSEANEIEQQAKQSRSPESGQNLLED; from the coding sequence ACACTCCATTATGAGCGGCTCGTTGGGATGGAGGTCTTGGTACTTTCTCTGTGTTGTCGTTGTCGTCTGTCAACTTTCAATGTCAGTGGCCGCTGCTCAGGATCAGCCCCCGCCAGAAGCGCCACCGGAATCCACCGACACGAAAGCCCCGGAAACCCCGGAGAAGGTTGACGTGAATCCCGTTGCGGCCGACGCCGAAATTGAAACCCGACTGGTTCGGATTCTGGAAGCGACCGGGTGGTTCAAACAGCCTGAAGCGCACGTCGACGAAGGTGTCGTATTCCTCTCTGGTCAGGTGGATACAGAACCGCACAAGGAGTGGGCGGCAAAATTGGCATCCAAAACCCAGGATGTCGTGGCCGTCGTCAATCGCATCGAAGTCCGTCAAAAATCGATGTGGGATCTCTCGGATGCGTTTGGAGAACTCACGGCTCTCGGCTCGAAGATGGTTCAAAACAGTCCGCTGATTGTGGTCGGAATCTTGTTCCTGATAGTGACCTGGTGGGCCACTGGGTGGACAACAAGACTTACGGCCGGTCTGTTTCAAAGACGGATGAAAAGCCTCTTGCTGGGAAACGTCGTTTCGCGGGCGGTCGCCATCCCGGTCTTTCTGCTTGGACTCTATCTCGTCCTGAAGTTTTCGGGTTTAACGCGGCTGGCGATGACGGTTCTGGGAGGGACAGGACTGGTGGCTCTGGTGATCGGATTCGCCTTTCGCGATATCGCCGAAAACTTTCTCGCCAGTATCTTGATCAGTATCCAGAGACCGTTTGTGATGGGTGATCTGATCGAGGTCGCTGGCTACAAGGGGTATCTGCAAAGCGTTAATACCCGCTCAGCCCTGCTGATGACGCTTGAGGGAAACCACGTTCAGATTCCCAATGCCACCATCTACAAAGAAGTCATCACCAACTTTTCGGCCAATCCGAATACCCGCTTCGATTTCCAGATAGGGATCGGTTACGCCGACACCATTTCGAAAGCACAGGCGATCGCCTTGAAGGTTCTCGAGGATCACCCCGCTGTTGTCGCCGATCCGGAATCAATGGTACTGGTAGAATCGCTCGGCGCTTCTACTGTCAATTTAAGGGTTTATTTCTGGGTCAACACGGCCGAATTCAGCACGTTCAAAGTCCGTTCGGCAGTCATTCGTCTCACCAAACTCGCGTTCGATCAGGCAGGAATCTCGATGCCTGATGAGGCACGCGAGATCGTCTTTCCCGAAGGCGTGCCGGTGCAGATGATCTCAGAACACGACCAGATCCCAGAGCCTGTTGTGATACCACAAGAGCAACTGACGCCGTCGAGAGAAGAAGCAGCCTCGGCCAACGAAGCGGAAGGCGATTTGACCAGTGAAGCGAACGAGATTGAACAACAGGCAAAGCAATCCCGCTCACCAGAATCGGGGCAGAATTTATTGGAGGATTGA
- a CDS encoding DUF7919 family protein: MTYFEDLSVYNYSSQWTYKKTLNIGWLGRGFDYTIGEVEEKFIDRLWLFCLTPVPQTRGFHECELCSNPAIGPLVFEHNLQKRKLGRSEIRVFGKHGIVYAAPNLIMHYVCDHHYQPPIEFIEAVLSSDLPSTKKYDDRMRELGIQDWPPPLHG; this comes from the coding sequence ATGACATATTTCGAGGATCTTTCTGTTTATAATTATTCGAGCCAGTGGACATATAAGAAAACGTTAAACATTGGTTGGTTAGGCAGAGGATTTGATTATACAATTGGGGAGGTAGAAGAAAAATTTATCGATCGTTTATGGTTATTTTGTTTAACACCTGTCCCTCAAACTAGAGGATTCCACGAGTGCGAACTTTGTAGCAATCCTGCAATTGGTCCACTTGTGTTTGAACATAATTTGCAGAAAAGAAAACTTGGTAGATCTGAAATACGAGTATTTGGCAAACATGGAATTGTGTATGCTGCTCCTAATCTGATTATGCATTATGTATGCGATCATCATTATCAACCACCGATTGAGTTTATTGAAGCAGTTCTCTCATCTGATTTACCATCAACTAAAAAATATGATGACAGAATGAGGGAACTTGGAATACAGGATTGGCCTCCCCCCCTACACGGATAA